One segment of Trichlorobacter ammonificans DNA contains the following:
- the lgt gene encoding prolipoprotein diacylglyceryl transferase produces MTFPAIDPVFLRLGPLQFRWYGLMYVLGFILSYFVIRREVRRSQVSLSDEGVADLILALALGVVLGGRFGYVLFYDLPAYLAHPLKIFAIWQGGMSFHGGLTGVFLAALWFSRSRGIPLPVLGDLAALAAPIGLGLGRIGNFINGELFGRPTTVPWGIVFPDGGPLPRHPSQLYEAFLEGLVLFFLVRLAYRRLNVSGAAMATFLAGYGLFRIVVEWFRQPDQQLGLFLGSFSMGQLLSLPLVLLGGGLLVWFMRKERLSRPQ; encoded by the coding sequence ATGACCTTTCCCGCTATTGATCCCGTGTTTCTCAGGTTGGGACCACTGCAGTTCCGCTGGTACGGGCTGATGTACGTGCTGGGGTTCATCCTCAGCTATTTCGTTATCCGGCGCGAGGTGCGCCGCTCCCAAGTGTCACTTTCCGACGAAGGGGTTGCCGACCTGATCCTTGCCCTGGCGTTGGGGGTGGTCCTGGGGGGACGCTTCGGGTATGTCTTGTTCTACGATTTGCCTGCCTATCTGGCGCATCCCCTGAAAATTTTCGCCATCTGGCAAGGAGGGATGTCATTCCACGGCGGCTTGACCGGTGTGTTTCTCGCGGCGCTCTGGTTTTCCCGCAGCCGCGGCATACCGTTGCCGGTGCTGGGAGACTTGGCGGCCCTTGCCGCGCCGATCGGGCTCGGTCTGGGACGGATCGGCAATTTTATTAATGGTGAGTTGTTCGGGCGTCCCACCACGGTTCCCTGGGGGATCGTCTTTCCCGATGGCGGGCCGTTGCCTCGGCATCCCTCCCAACTGTACGAAGCGTTTCTCGAAGGGCTGGTGCTCTTTTTTCTGGTACGGCTGGCCTACCGCCGGTTGAATGTTTCCGGAGCCGCAATGGCGACATTTCTTGCGGGATACGGCCTGTTCCGGATTGTGGTGGAGTGGTTCCGTCAACCTGACCAGCAGTTGGGCCTGTTTCTGGGAAGTTTTTCCATGGGGCAGCTCTTGAGCCTGCCGCTTGTTCTGCTGGGGGGGGGACTGCTGGTCTGGTTCATGAGAAAAGAACGACTCAGTCGTCCGCAGTAG
- a CDS encoding vitamin B12-dependent ribonucleotide reductase, translated as MSKKSPALMEPALTPNARTVLEKRYLRRDTTGKVLETPADMLKRVAVTIAEADRRFNPAADIDTLTARFYGMMARLDFLPNSPTLMNAGRELGQLSACFVLPVGDSIEDIFDAVKYTAMIHKSGGGTGFSFSRLRPANDVVLTTTGISSGPISFMRVFDTATETIKQGGTRRGANMGILRVDHPDIMNFIMCKADQKMFNNFNISVGLTEEFMRAVENDEEYDLYNPRDKKKAGSMNARKVFQRIVNQAWENGEPGIIFLDRLNRDNPTPHVGEIESTNPCGEQPLLPFESCNLGSLNLGNFVADEAIDWTRLKEVVHDAVHFLDNVIEANRYPLPQIHEMTHANRKIGLGVMGWADMLIMLGIPYNSAEAVKLGKKVMKFINEEGHAASRELGKTRGSFPNFTGSIFDRKGALPQRNATVTTIAPTGTISMIANASSGVEPLFAVSYVKNVLDGTKLVEVNPIFERIAKERGFYSPELMEKIAEHGTVHEIDEVPADIRRIFVTAHDITPEDHIQMQAAFQSHTDNAVSKTVNFPNSATVEDVEKVYLLAYKTGCKGVTIYRDGSRDEQVLSTGKKDEKVTVTAIPLEEDKHAIKRERPKALKGWTYQMQTGCGPLYVTVNEDKTGLFELFTTMGKAGGCAASQSEAIGRMVSLAWRSGVQARQVIKQLLGISCHCPAGYGENRILSCADAVAKAIQAHMLANGYDLSGETSTPDRGACPECGGIVEHEGGCMVCRVCGYSECA; from the coding sequence ATGTCCAAGAAATCCCCTGCCCTGATGGAACCAGCTCTTACCCCCAACGCCCGCACCGTCCTTGAAAAGCGCTACCTGCGTCGTGATACCACCGGCAAAGTGCTGGAGACACCGGCGGACATGCTCAAACGGGTCGCCGTCACCATTGCTGAGGCGGACCGCAGGTTTAACCCCGCCGCCGATATCGACACCTTGACCGCCCGCTTCTACGGTATGATGGCTCGACTTGACTTCCTGCCCAATTCGCCGACCCTGATGAACGCCGGACGGGAGCTGGGACAGCTCTCCGCCTGCTTCGTCCTGCCGGTGGGAGATTCCATCGAGGACATCTTCGACGCCGTCAAGTACACCGCCATGATCCACAAATCCGGCGGCGGCACCGGTTTCTCCTTTTCCCGCCTGCGTCCTGCCAACGATGTGGTCCTGACCACCACCGGCATCTCCAGCGGGCCGATCTCCTTCATGCGGGTGTTTGACACCGCAACAGAAACCATCAAGCAGGGCGGCACCCGCCGGGGGGCCAACATGGGAATTCTGCGGGTCGACCATCCCGACATCATGAATTTCATCATGTGCAAGGCTGACCAGAAAATGTTCAACAACTTCAATATTTCGGTGGGACTGACGGAAGAGTTCATGCGGGCGGTTGAAAACGACGAGGAATACGACCTGTACAACCCCCGGGACAAAAAGAAAGCGGGTTCAATGAACGCCCGCAAGGTATTCCAGCGAATTGTCAATCAAGCCTGGGAAAACGGTGAGCCCGGCATCATCTTCCTCGACCGCCTGAATCGCGACAACCCGACCCCCCATGTTGGCGAAATCGAATCCACCAACCCTTGCGGCGAGCAACCGCTTCTGCCCTTCGAATCCTGCAACCTGGGCTCACTGAACCTGGGCAACTTCGTTGCCGACGAAGCCATCGACTGGACGCGCCTGAAAGAGGTGGTGCACGATGCCGTGCATTTCCTGGACAACGTCATCGAGGCCAACCGCTACCCGCTGCCGCAGATCCATGAGATGACCCACGCCAACCGCAAGATCGGCCTGGGGGTAATGGGCTGGGCCGACATGCTGATCATGCTGGGTATTCCCTACAACTCCGCGGAAGCGGTCAAGCTGGGAAAAAAGGTGATGAAGTTCATCAATGAGGAAGGACACGCCGCATCGAGGGAACTGGGGAAAACCCGGGGATCCTTCCCCAACTTCACCGGCTCCATTTTCGACAGGAAGGGGGCGCTGCCGCAGCGCAATGCCACGGTAACCACCATCGCCCCCACCGGCACCATCTCCATGATCGCCAACGCTTCGTCGGGGGTTGAGCCGCTGTTTGCGGTTTCCTACGTCAAGAACGTCCTGGACGGCACCAAGCTGGTGGAGGTGAACCCGATCTTTGAAAGGATCGCCAAGGAACGAGGGTTTTACTCCCCGGAATTGATGGAAAAGATCGCCGAGCACGGCACGGTTCATGAGATTGACGAGGTCCCGGCGGACATTCGGCGCATTTTTGTGACAGCCCACGACATTACGCCTGAAGACCATATCCAGATGCAGGCCGCATTCCAGTCCCACACCGATAACGCCGTCTCCAAGACCGTCAACTTCCCCAACTCTGCCACGGTGGAGGATGTAGAAAAGGTCTACCTGCTGGCCTACAAGACCGGTTGCAAGGGGGTAACCATCTACCGCGACGGTTCCCGCGACGAGCAGGTACTGTCCACCGGCAAGAAGGATGAAAAGGTCACCGTTACCGCAATCCCGCTGGAGGAGGACAAGCATGCCATCAAGCGGGAGCGGCCGAAAGCTCTGAAGGGGTGGACCTACCAGATGCAGACCGGCTGTGGTCCGCTTTACGTCACCGTCAACGAGGACAAGACCGGTCTGTTCGAACTGTTCACCACCATGGGCAAGGCCGGCGGCTGCGCGGCATCCCAGTCCGAGGCCATCGGCCGGATGGTTTCCCTGGCCTGGCGCAGCGGCGTGCAGGCCCGCCAGGTCATCAAACAGCTCCTGGGAATCTCCTGTCACTGCCCGGCAGGTTATGGCGAGAACAGGATACTTTCCTGTGCCGATGCGGTGGCAAAGGCAATCCAGGCCCACATGCTGGCCAACGGCTACGACCTGAGCGGTGAAACCAGCACACCGGACCGGGGAGCGTGCCCCGAGTGTGGCGGCATCGTGGAACACGAAGGTGGCTGCATGGTCTGCCGGGTCTGCGGCTACTCGGAGTGCGCCTGA
- a CDS encoding right-handed parallel beta-helix repeat-containing protein, with amino-acid sequence MKRLIMLGSCMRTLPKMFLAGLLTGVLVAGTGCQKLLQERDALLKGQNVTVSVKIPDTPPPVAPPTMAPPPPSPGESRTAPPATALDSRLIPQSETTVPAATAPEQPAPPRNQQAVRTVITKADTVLEGRVITEDLTLRGTVLVRGSLAIAPQATLRLEAGTEVRFAPALNSQEKPLLLVLGRLVVQGTPQRPVHLGAAYDQPVAGDWGGVLLLSTEKKNSLEQCRITGAQAGITARYSQFSATGLQVSHCLVGVSLYDSVAVLSRPDIQRCDVGVRLADSEMELKDGTVRENRLGVLAQRSALVAGGLVVRNNSQEGLVFEQARFRISGSTLTENRSGLQVVGGEGLVVLSRMSANREQGAAVRDARIRITDSRFTDNGGSGLLVEDVRGSATGSSFVNNGKFQVERQGREPFSAPLNWWGTTDERKVSDGIHDAGRASGQSLLQYLPLLSTAPAALP; translated from the coding sequence ATGAAGCGGCTCATCATGCTGGGGAGTTGTATGCGGACCCTGCCAAAAATGTTTCTGGCCGGGCTGCTGACAGGAGTGCTGGTTGCCGGTACCGGATGCCAGAAGCTGCTGCAGGAACGAGATGCCCTGCTCAAGGGGCAGAATGTCACGGTATCGGTCAAGATTCCGGACACGCCGCCTCCTGTGGCACCGCCGACCATGGCACCGCCTCCCCCCTCTCCGGGGGAAAGCAGAACCGCTCCACCTGCGACAGCGCTCGACAGCCGGCTGATCCCGCAAAGTGAAACGACGGTACCGGCAGCAACAGCTCCGGAACAGCCCGCTCCACCGCGAAACCAGCAAGCTGTCCGCACGGTGATAACCAAGGCTGACACGGTGCTTGAGGGGCGGGTCATTACCGAGGATCTGACCCTGCGCGGTACGGTGCTGGTTCGGGGCTCGCTGGCGATTGCTCCCCAGGCGACTCTTCGGCTGGAAGCCGGCACCGAGGTGCGCTTTGCTCCGGCGCTTAATTCACAGGAAAAACCGCTGCTGCTGGTACTGGGCAGACTGGTGGTCCAGGGAACGCCCCAGCGGCCGGTACATCTGGGCGCCGCCTATGACCAACCAGTAGCTGGCGACTGGGGAGGGGTGCTTCTCCTCTCCACCGAAAAGAAAAACAGTCTTGAACAGTGCCGGATTACCGGGGCACAGGCTGGAATAACGGCTCGCTACTCCCAGTTTTCTGCCACCGGCCTCCAGGTCAGTCATTGCTTGGTCGGGGTATCCTTGTATGATTCCGTTGCCGTACTGTCACGGCCGGATATCCAGCGCTGCGACGTGGGCGTGCGGCTTGCGGATAGCGAAATGGAGCTCAAGGACGGTACGGTACGGGAAAACCGCTTGGGAGTACTGGCACAGCGTTCCGCACTGGTGGCCGGTGGCCTGGTGGTCCGTAACAACAGCCAAGAGGGACTGGTGTTTGAGCAGGCCCGCTTCCGCATCAGCGGCAGCACGCTGACGGAGAACAGAAGCGGCCTCCAGGTTGTCGGCGGGGAAGGGCTGGTGGTGCTCAGCAGGATGAGCGCCAACCGCGAACAGGGGGCTGCAGTGCGGGACGCCAGGATCAGAATCACCGACAGCAGGTTCACCGATAATGGCGGCTCGGGACTGTTGGTGGAAGACGTACGGGGCAGCGCCACCGGATCATCCTTTGTGAACAATGGAAAATTCCAGGTGGAACGCCAGGGCCGGGAACCATTTTCGGCACCGCTCAACTGGTGGGGGACCACCGACGAGCGCAAGGTGAGCGACGGAATTCATGATGCCGGTCGTGCATCGGGTCAGAGCCTGCTCCAGTACCTGCCGCTTCTCTCCACGGCGCCTGCCGCCCTGCCGTGA
- a CDS encoding aminotransferase class V-fold PLP-dependent enzyme: protein MGIYLDNAATSFPKPEAVYEAVMETMREVGASPGRGGYGRSLEASRLLMTVREAVARLVNAADAERIIFTHNATAALNQAVMGALTPGDHVITSVMEHNSLLRPLRLLEQSGVLLSVVPADVQGLVDPAEVRRAVRPETRLIALSHVSNVTGGMQPLDALADIAREVGCLLLVDAAQSVGVLPLDMQAMGIDLLAAPGHKGLMGPQGTGFLALSPRVTLRPLLVGGTGVSSEQELQPVRYPEGFEAGTHNLPGIAGLGAAIGVLLQAGVATVGNHERSLAEAVRSRLEHLPGLQLYGPREPRRRTGLLSLTISGRDPAELAFFLDREYDIATRAGLHCAPHAHRAIGSYPAGTLRVSPGWFTTMQDMDIFCEALTAIVEKGHS, encoded by the coding sequence GTGGGGATCTATCTGGACAATGCGGCCACCTCTTTTCCCAAGCCGGAAGCAGTCTATGAAGCAGTCATGGAAACGATGCGGGAGGTCGGTGCCTCTCCCGGCCGGGGAGGCTATGGCCGCTCCCTGGAGGCGTCACGCCTGCTGATGACGGTGCGGGAAGCCGTGGCGCGACTGGTCAATGCAGCGGATGCGGAGCGGATAATCTTTACGCATAATGCGACCGCCGCTCTCAACCAGGCGGTAATGGGGGCGTTGACACCGGGGGATCACGTGATCACCAGTGTCATGGAGCATAACTCCCTGCTGCGTCCCCTGCGCCTGCTGGAGCAGTCGGGAGTGCTGCTCAGCGTGGTGCCCGCGGACGTGCAGGGGCTGGTCGATCCGGCTGAGGTACGGCGTGCCGTCCGCCCTGAAACCCGCTTGATTGCCCTTTCCCATGTTTCCAACGTGACCGGCGGCATGCAACCACTTGACGCCCTGGCCGACATCGCGCGGGAGGTCGGCTGTCTGCTGCTCGTGGATGCGGCCCAGTCGGTGGGAGTGCTGCCGCTGGACATGCAGGCCATGGGCATCGATCTGTTGGCGGCGCCGGGGCACAAGGGGCTCATGGGCCCCCAAGGGACCGGATTTCTGGCTCTGTCGCCGCGGGTGACGCTCCGTCCGCTGTTGGTGGGGGGAACCGGCGTTAGCAGTGAGCAGGAGCTGCAGCCGGTGCGGTATCCGGAAGGGTTCGAGGCCGGCACCCACAACCTGCCGGGCATCGCCGGGCTCGGTGCTGCCATTGGTGTTCTGCTGCAGGCCGGTGTGGCGACTGTCGGCAATCACGAGCGGAGCCTGGCCGAAGCCGTTCGCAGCCGTCTGGAACACCTGCCGGGACTGCAGCTGTATGGTCCACGGGAGCCGCGTCGGCGGACCGGCCTGCTTTCTCTGACCATCAGCGGCCGTGACCCGGCGGAACTGGCTTTCTTCCTTGACCGGGAGTACGATATTGCCACGCGTGCGGGGCTGCACTGCGCTCCCCATGCCCACCGTGCTATCGGCAGCTATCCCGCCGGTACCCTGCGGGTAAGCCCTGGCTGGTTCACCACCATGCAGGATATGGACATTTTCTGTGAAGCACTGACTGCCATAGTTGAGAAAGGTCATTCATGA
- a CDS encoding PhoH family protein, with protein sequence MKQFILDTNVLLYDPQAIFKFQDNAIVIPITVIEEIDRFKKDMNETGRNARTISRILDTLREKGSLAEGVSLAGGGTLRVELCEDHALNDMPRDLRDDKGDNRILAVAVATKRRFAEDPVIFVTKDTNLRIKADAIGLVAEDFESDKVDIQELYAGARNLEVDPDAIDRFYGQGWLEAPWGLLPNEYATLVDTQNPSHTALCRFDAPQGKAVPVRKIPREGIWSIHARNREQQFALDALMDDNVKLVSLVGKAGTGKTLLAIAAGLHKVAEENVYNRLLVSRPVFPLGKDLGFLPGDIEEKLSPWMQPIFDNVELLISGHEAEKRHSKGYKELIAMGLLDIEPLTYIRGRSIPNQYLIVDEAQNLTPHEIKTIVTRAGEGTKIVLTGDPYQIDNPYVDSSSNGLSYLVERMKQERISAHVTLTKGERSELAELAANLL encoded by the coding sequence ATGAAACAGTTCATTCTGGACACCAACGTACTGCTGTACGATCCCCAGGCAATTTTCAAGTTTCAGGACAACGCCATCGTCATACCGATCACGGTCATCGAGGAGATTGACCGTTTCAAGAAGGATATGAACGAGACCGGCCGCAACGCCCGTACCATTTCACGTATCCTGGATACGTTACGTGAAAAGGGTTCTCTGGCGGAGGGGGTGTCGCTGGCCGGCGGCGGTACGCTGCGGGTGGAGTTGTGCGAGGACCACGCGTTGAATGACATGCCCCGCGACCTGCGGGACGACAAGGGGGATAACCGTATCCTTGCCGTGGCGGTGGCAACCAAGCGTCGCTTTGCCGAGGATCCGGTCATCTTCGTCACCAAGGACACCAACCTGCGGATCAAAGCCGACGCCATCGGTCTGGTGGCGGAGGATTTCGAATCTGACAAGGTGGATATCCAGGAGTTGTACGCCGGCGCCCGCAACCTTGAGGTTGATCCCGATGCCATCGACCGTTTCTACGGCCAGGGATGGCTGGAAGCGCCGTGGGGACTGCTGCCCAACGAGTACGCCACCCTGGTGGACACTCAGAATCCCAGCCATACCGCGCTCTGCCGCTTTGACGCGCCCCAGGGAAAGGCGGTACCGGTTAGAAAGATTCCCCGCGAGGGGATCTGGAGCATTCATGCCCGCAACCGGGAGCAGCAGTTTGCCCTTGATGCCCTGATGGACGACAACGTCAAGCTGGTCTCCCTGGTGGGCAAGGCCGGTACCGGCAAGACCTTGCTGGCCATTGCCGCCGGTCTGCACAAGGTGGCGGAGGAAAACGTCTACAACCGTCTGCTGGTTTCCCGTCCGGTTTTCCCCCTGGGCAAGGATCTGGGCTTTCTGCCGGGTGACATCGAAGAAAAACTGTCCCCCTGGATGCAGCCGATCTTCGACAACGTTGAACTGCTCATTTCGGGTCATGAGGCGGAGAAGCGGCACAGCAAGGGGTACAAGGAGCTGATCGCCATGGGGCTTCTGGATATCGAGCCGCTCACCTACATCCGCGGCCGTTCCATCCCCAACCAGTACCTGATCGTGGACGAGGCCCAGAACCTCACCCCCCATGAGATCAAGACCATCGTCACCCGGGCGGGGGAGGGGACCAAGATCGTCCTCACCGGCGACCCCTACCAGATCGACAATCCCTACGTGGACTCTTCCAGCAACGGTCTTTCCTACTTGGTGGAGCGGATGAAGCAGGAACGGATTTCGGCCCATGTCACCCTGACCAAGGGGGAGCGGTCGGAGCTGGCTGAACTGGCGGCGAACCTTCTGTGA
- the tsaD gene encoding tRNA (adenosine(37)-N6)-threonylcarbamoyltransferase complex transferase subunit TsaD, with the protein MLLLTIESSCDETAAAVVRDGRTILSNVVSSQVAVHAEYGGVVPEIASRKHLEMITPVVRQALHKADVTLEQIEGIAVTRGPGLLGALLVGVSAAKSLAFARSLPLVGIHHIEGHLLAPALEQHLGYPFLGLVVSGGHTHLYLVEGVGRYRTLGRTIDDAVGEAFDKSATLLGLGYPGGALIDRLARQGNPTAIRFPRPLLHDGSLNFSFSGLKTAVLTHLRKQPAVPEGQELHDLCASFQAAVCELLVKKTEAALELTAARRLVVAGGVACNSGLRAAMGEMAQRRGVELLFPSPALCGDNAAMLAVAADAYLSAGCCDRLDMDAVATWSMDQVARWERLP; encoded by the coding sequence ATGCTTCTTCTCACGATCGAATCATCCTGCGATGAAACGGCTGCCGCCGTGGTGCGCGACGGCCGCACCATCCTTTCCAACGTGGTTTCCTCCCAGGTGGCCGTCCATGCCGAATACGGCGGCGTGGTGCCGGAGATCGCTTCCCGCAAACATCTTGAGATGATCACGCCGGTGGTCCGGCAGGCGTTGCACAAGGCCGACGTTACCCTGGAGCAGATCGAGGGGATTGCCGTGACCCGCGGTCCGGGCCTGCTGGGTGCGCTGCTGGTGGGGGTCTCCGCGGCCAAGTCCCTGGCGTTTGCCCGCTCCCTGCCGCTGGTGGGAATCCATCATATCGAAGGGCATCTGCTGGCCCCGGCCCTGGAACAGCACCTCGGCTATCCCTTTCTGGGGCTGGTGGTATCCGGCGGCCATACCCACCTGTACCTGGTGGAAGGGGTCGGTCGTTACCGCACCCTGGGACGCACCATCGACGATGCCGTGGGGGAGGCTTTCGACAAGTCCGCCACCCTGCTGGGGCTGGGCTACCCCGGCGGGGCGTTGATCGACCGGCTGGCCCGGCAGGGAAACCCGACGGCGATCCGTTTTCCCCGTCCCCTGCTGCACGACGGCAGCCTCAATTTCAGTTTCAGTGGCCTGAAGACCGCGGTGCTGACCCATCTCCGGAAACAGCCGGCCGTACCGGAGGGACAGGAGCTCCACGATCTGTGCGCCTCCTTTCAGGCGGCAGTCTGCGAACTGCTGGTGAAAAAGACCGAGGCAGCCCTTGAGCTGACCGCTGCGCGGCGCCTGGTGGTTGCCGGCGGCGTGGCCTGCAACAGCGGCCTGCGCGCCGCCATGGGCGAGATGGCGCAGCGCCGTGGGGTCGAACTTCTCTTTCCGTCTCCCGCGCTCTGTGGTGATAACGCCGCCATGCTGGCGGTGGCGGCTGACGCCTACCTGAGCGCCGGTTGCTGCGACCGTCTCGATATGGATGCCGTGGCCACCTGGAGCATGGATCAGGTGGCTCGCTGGGAGCGGCTGCCATGA
- the rsmA gene encoding 16S rRNA (adenine(1518)-N(6)/adenine(1519)-N(6))-dimethyltransferase RsmA: MTVSYPRPRKALGQNFLTDGNIVAKILRAADIGPGDNVLEVGPGRGALTELLARKAGRVTAIEFDRDLAEILRQRFRDTPAVTIHEQDVLKVDFASLLGNERWKVVANLPYNISTPVLFRFLEERHCFSRLVLMLQKEVGERLAAPPDCGDYGIVTVLLGLWFEIRREFPVPPGCFYPVPRVDSVVVSLVPRPQPLAPVPDQQLFERVVRAAFAQRRKTLHNCLKAAGLADPATLARALEHCGIDGRRRGETLTIAEFAALATGLAAPAAP, encoded by the coding sequence ATGACCGTTTCCTATCCCCGCCCCCGCAAGGCCCTGGGACAGAACTTCCTGACCGACGGCAACATTGTCGCCAAAATCCTGCGTGCAGCCGACATCGGCCCCGGCGACAACGTGCTCGAAGTGGGACCGGGGCGGGGAGCGCTAACCGAACTGCTGGCACGGAAGGCAGGACGTGTCACTGCCATTGAGTTCGACCGTGACTTGGCCGAAATTCTCCGGCAGCGTTTCAGGGATACACCGGCAGTGACCATTCACGAACAGGATGTTCTCAAGGTTGATTTTGCCTCGCTGCTGGGGAATGAGCGGTGGAAAGTGGTGGCCAATCTGCCCTACAACATCTCCACTCCGGTACTGTTCAGGTTTCTGGAGGAACGCCACTGCTTTTCCCGGCTGGTGCTGATGCTGCAGAAGGAGGTGGGAGAACGCCTGGCCGCGCCGCCGGACTGTGGCGACTACGGTATCGTTACGGTACTGCTGGGGCTGTGGTTCGAGATACGGCGGGAGTTTCCGGTGCCGCCGGGCTGTTTCTATCCGGTGCCCAGGGTCGATTCGGTGGTGGTGTCGCTGGTACCGCGACCGCAGCCGCTGGCACCGGTTCCCGATCAGCAGCTCTTCGAGCGGGTGGTGCGGGCTGCCTTTGCCCAGCGCCGCAAAACGTTGCACAACTGCCTGAAGGCTGCCGGACTGGCCGATCCGGCGACACTGGCCCGTGCGCTGGAGCACTGCGGCATCGACGGAAGACGACGGGGAGAGACCCTCACCATTGCCGAGTTTGCCGCCCTGGCAACTGGACTGGCAGCGCCTGCCGCACCATGA
- a CDS encoding MucR family transcriptional regulator, with protein MSSILVELTANIVSSHAASVEMSSDELLLEIQKVYQALKNLDAEPGSEGTGAAQETPAVVNPKKSIQKDQIVCLICGKGGFKTLSRHLKQAHDMKPAAYRKQFKLPAGTPLAAKNYSEARRQAALNNNLGENLAKGRMARLERLAAAKAAPAAVKSKAVTTKAPKATPKPRKTAAPKAPKK; from the coding sequence ATGTCATCAATTCTTGTCGAGCTTACCGCCAATATCGTATCTTCGCACGCGGCATCGGTTGAAATGTCGTCCGACGAGCTGCTGCTTGAAATTCAGAAGGTTTATCAGGCATTGAAAAACCTGGATGCCGAGCCGGGCTCCGAGGGTACCGGCGCTGCCCAGGAGACGCCGGCTGTTGTCAATCCGAAAAAATCGATCCAGAAGGATCAGATCGTCTGCCTGATCTGCGGCAAGGGCGGCTTCAAGACGCTGTCGCGTCACCTGAAGCAGGCCCATGATATGAAGCCGGCTGCCTATCGCAAACAGTTCAAGCTTCCCGCCGGCACCCCCCTGGCCGCCAAGAACTACTCGGAAGCCCGTCGCCAGGCAGCTCTCAATAACAACCTGGGTGAGAATCTTGCCAAAGGACGGATGGCTCGCCTGGAACGGCTGGCTGCCGCCAAGGCGGCACCGGCTGCCGTCAAGTCAAAGGCCGTCACGACAAAGGCTCCCAAGGCTACTCCCAAGCCTCGCAAAACCGCTGCTCCCAAGGCACCGAAGAAGTAA
- a CDS encoding DUF362 domain-containing protein — protein sequence MDRRSFLKSAGVGALFAPVLAKQVFAAPEQPLVAVAEGKDYPGITRKAINALGGMKRFVKTGDTVVVKPNIGWDRSVDLAANTHPQVVRAVVEECLAAGARRVKVFDHTCNDPRRCYVNSGMEAALKGMRQVELKQLEPERFRKVALNGQFLKEWELYDEALSANVYINVPIAKHHGLSRLTLGLKNVMGIMGGNRGYTHRNLDTALADVNSFFKPHLTIIDATRILTAHGPQGGNIADVKVLNTVIASRDVVAADAFATTLFGLKPADIAVTVAAHKRGLGEMNLNNVKVVRV from the coding sequence ATGGATAGACGCAGCTTTCTCAAGTCTGCCGGTGTTGGGGCATTGTTTGCACCCGTTTTGGCCAAGCAAGTATTCGCCGCTCCGGAGCAGCCGCTGGTTGCGGTTGCCGAAGGAAAGGATTATCCCGGTATCACCCGTAAAGCGATCAATGCCCTGGGAGGCATGAAACGGTTTGTCAAAACCGGTGACACGGTGGTGGTGAAGCCGAACATCGGCTGGGACCGTTCGGTGGATTTGGCGGCCAATACCCATCCGCAGGTGGTGCGTGCCGTGGTGGAGGAGTGCCTGGCCGCCGGTGCCAGGCGGGTCAAGGTCTTTGACCATACCTGCAACGATCCGCGTCGCTGTTACGTGAACAGCGGTATGGAGGCGGCCCTCAAGGGGATGAGGCAGGTTGAACTGAAACAACTGGAACCGGAACGATTCAGGAAGGTCGCCCTTAACGGACAGTTCCTCAAGGAGTGGGAGCTGTACGACGAGGCTCTGTCCGCCAACGTCTACATCAATGTTCCCATCGCCAAGCACCACGGCCTCTCCCGCTTGACCCTGGGACTGAAGAACGTGATGGGGATCATGGGGGGGAATCGCGGGTACACCCACCGCAACCTCGATACGGCGCTGGCTGACGTGAACAGCTTCTTCAAACCCCACCTGACCATCATCGACGCCACCCGCATTCTGACCGCCCACGGCCCGCAAGGGGGTAACATCGCCGATGTCAAGGTGCTCAATACCGTCATCGCTTCGCGGGATGTGGTGGCGGCAGATGCCTTCGCCACCACCCTGTTCGGTCTGAAGCCTGCGGACATTGCGGTGACGGTGGCGGCCCACAAACGGGGGCTGGGTGAGATGAATCTGAACAACGTCAAGGTTGTGCGGGTCTGA